GTAGGCAATTGACAAAAAACATACTGACTAAATCCAAGCAAAAAAGAAATTGTTAAAAATTTTCTCATATTCTTAAAAATTAAGGTCTCATGCACTCTTAGAAAAATGCAAAAAAGAATTGTTCAATGCACAAATATACAAAAAAATCAAGGACTTATCCGTAAAAACTTATCTAGATTACAAATGTTTTAGACTAGAAAAAATAATGTTATATTCGAATATTTCTAACTAAACTAAGTCTATACTCTTCATTTCCTGCTTTTTATAAATCTCATAATAGTATCCCTTTTTAGATAAAAGCTCGTCGTGACTACCTATTTCTACTACACTACCATCATGCAGTACAAGGACTTTGTGGAAATTGAGTTGATTAAAAATACGATGAGTGATAAGGATGATAGTACTTTGGTTATCACGCTGATTCATCGCCTCTATGAGTTGTCGCTCGGTTGTGACATCGAGCGCACTCAGGCAGTCATCAAATAGATAAATAGGACTTGGTTTTATCAAGGCTCTTGCTATTGAGATTCGCTGTTTTTGACCACCCGAAAGCGTTATTCCACGTTCCCCTACCATGGTATGATATCCTTCCTTAAATTGAAGAATTTCATTATGAATCTGTGCATCTTGAGCAGAAATTAATATTGCTGCTTCATCCATTTTATCTGTATTGAAGGCTATATTGTTGCTAACTGTATCGGAAAATAAAAAGACTTCTTGTGGTATATAAGAAATTTGCTCTCGAACATACTTATTCGAGTAACTTTCTAGAGATTGTCCATCTAGAAGTATCGAACCTTGATAATTCTGGTAAAATTTTATCAATAGTTCTGCTAAGGTAGATTTGCCACTTCCTGTCTTTCCTATGATAAGCCAGCGTTCGCCTGGTTTTATGTGGAAGCTAACATTATGCAGTGCTTGAATACCTGTATCGGGATAAGTAAAAGAAACACCTCTAAATTCAATATCTCCTTTTAGCCTTTTGGCGTTTGAAAATTCTATAGGTTGAATATTTTCTATAGGCAAGGCCATAATTTCCTCATAGCGAATGAGAGCCGATTTTCCTTTTTGGAATAAACTAGCGACCCAGCCTATGCTCATCACAGGCCATAAAAGTCTATTGACAAACATGATAAATGAAGTGAGTCCTCCGATTTGTATGTGATTGTCTATCACCAACATGCCACCTTTATATATGCTCAGGAGAATGCTGGCTCCCATCAGCAACGATACTATAGGCATAAAAAAAGAATCCAACTTTACGATTTTAAGAGATTGAATTTTGAAGGAATCGCTAATTAGTGAAAACGACTGAAATACCTTATTTTCTAAAGTAAACGATTTGATAATACGGATACCATTGTAACTTTCCTGGGCGATAGAAGTCATGGCAGACATTTCCTCTTGCAGTTTTTTATTAAACTGAAGGGAGTAAATATTAAAAAAATAAATAAACACAGAGAGAAATGGAAGTGGTAATAGAGCAAATAGGGTAAGTTCTGCATTGATTTCTATCATAAAAAAAATAGAAACACTGAGGGTAGTAATCATATTGACCAAATACATAACAGCTGGTCCAAAGAGTTCACGAATTTTACCTACATCTTCAGCCATGCGACTCATATAGTCTCCAATAGGATAGTTTTTAAAATGGCCTATAGCCAAACGCTGAATTTGCGCATATAAATCATCTTTCAATTTTTGTTCAATTTTCCTGCTCGCTACTATGATGGTCTGCCGCATAAGGAATGTAAAAAGTGCAGAAAGCAAAGTCAATGCTATATAGTAAGATAAAAACAACAAAATTTCTTTCTGAATATTTATCGTATCAGTTGAGTCGATAACCTTTACGAGGGTGTTTATAATTTTTTCAACTAGCTTATTCGTATAAGAGCTGGCTAGATTTGCTAAAATTACAAATACTGTACCTACAATAAAGGTCCATTTATGTAGGCTGAGAAAATAAAATAGTTTTTTATAAGGCAAAGTGATTCAATTTTTTTGTTGGGGCTCGAGGACAAGCCCTCTTGTCAAAACAAAAAAGCCACCCAACAAGGATGGCTTTTTACTATAATTCTTTACATCGATTAATTTGCTGCAGGTGTATCCTTTACTTCACCTCTAATGAATACCACTTTATTTGGATTTTGAGGATCGTTGCTAGCTATGTTTACTTGTTTATTGATCGGACCAGGTCTATTGGTATCGTATTTTACCTGGATCTCTGCACTCTTACCTGGTAGGATAGGCTCACGAGGACAGGTAGGTACTGTACAACCACAAGACCCACTACAGTTTGTCAATAACAAGGGTTGAGCGCCCCTATTAGTTACTTTAAAAGTTCTAGTACCATCTGCTCCTTTCTCTATCACACCATAGTCTACAGTTTCTTTTTCTAAAAAGATAGCTGGATCGTTTGAAATAGGTGCTACGGTTACTGTTTTCGCCTCTGCTGCTGCTGCAGCTTTTTTGCCTTTAGCAGGTTTTTGTGCTGATAAGCCTAGACCTACAAAAGACACCATTGCAAGTAATAATATTTTTTTCATTTTTCTTTTTTTTTAATTGTGAATGCAAAACTAAGATATAACTATGACATAGGTGGTTTAAAAAATCTAAACACAATTAACTTATTTTAAAGAATCTCAATTTCAGTACGTCTGTTCTTTGCCCTTCCTTCTTCTGTTTCATTAGACTGAATAGGCTTGGATGCACCATAGCCCTTGGCACTCAGTCTTTCCGCTGGTATACCTTTTTCTATTAAATAGTTCATTACTGCCTTTGCTCTATTTTCTGATAATGTTTGATTATTTGCCGTATTGCCTATATTATCTGTATGTCCAGCAATTAAAATATTCAAACTGGGATTTGTTTTCAATATATCTACAATATAATTTAACTCAGGATATGAGGTAGTTTTGAGGTCAAATTTGGCAGTTTCGAAAAATACATTGCGCAATTCGAATTTAGTGCCTGCTTCGAGAGGCATCATTTTTATTTCTAAAACTTGGGGCTCTAACCTACTACCTCCTTCACTAAAAGAATAATTTTGGGAATAAATAGCATATCCTTCCTTGAGCACATGGAATCCATATTCTTTATCCGCTACTACCGTTAGTAAAAAATCCCCTGATTTTTCATCACTATTCATAGTAGATATTTGTTTGCTCTCAGCTATATCTGTCAATTTAACCGAAGCTTTTAATGGCTGACCAGTCTTGGCATTGGAGATAATGCCTTTAATATACGTAACGGTTTTAGGGCGATATTCTTTAGGCAGTTCGAACGAATAAATATCAAAATCTGAACGATTATTTTCATTGTTTTCTTTAGCTATATAGGCTTTATTGCCCAAGGTATTGATAAATATAGAAATCTCATCTCCTATAGAATTGATACTTGGTCCCAGATTCACAGGAGTCTGCCATTCTCCGTTCTCAAATCTGGACATAAACAAATCCTTACCTCCATATCCGGGATGTGCATCAGATGAAAAATATAAGGTTTGTCCATCTGGATGAATAAATGGTCTATCCTCTGCTCCTATGGAATTTACTTTCGGTCCTAGATTGATAGGAGTTGAGAATCCCTCACTAGTCAATTCACTCATATAGA
The sequence above is drawn from the Chitinophagales bacterium genome and encodes:
- a CDS encoding ABC transporter ATP-binding protein encodes the protein MPYKKLFYFLSLHKWTFIVGTVFVILANLASSYTNKLVEKIINTLVKVIDSTDTINIQKEILLFLSYYIALTLLSALFTFLMRQTIIVASRKIEQKLKDDLYAQIQRLAIGHFKNYPIGDYMSRMAEDVGKIRELFGPAVMYLVNMITTLSVSIFFMIEINAELTLFALLPLPFLSVFIYFFNIYSLQFNKKLQEEMSAMTSIAQESYNGIRIIKSFTLENKVFQSFSLISDSFKIQSLKIVKLDSFFMPIVSLLMGASILLSIYKGGMLVIDNHIQIGGLTSFIMFVNRLLWPVMSIGWVASLFQKGKSALIRYEEIMALPIENIQPIEFSNAKRLKGDIEFRGVSFTYPDTGIQALHNVSFHIKPGERWLIIGKTGSGKSTLAELLIKFYQNYQGSILLDGQSLESYSNKYVREQISYIPQEVFLFSDTVSNNIAFNTDKMDEAAILISAQDAQIHNEILQFKEGYHTMVGERGITLSGGQKQRISIARALIKPSPIYLFDDCLSALDVTTERQLIEAMNQRDNQSTIILITHRIFNQLNFHKVLVLHDGSVVEIGSHDELLSKKGYYYEIYKKQEMKSIDLV
- a CDS encoding DUF1573 domain-containing protein translates to MKKILLLAMVSFVGLGLSAQKPAKGKKAAAAAEAKTVTVAPISNDPAIFLEKETVDYGVIEKGADGTRTFKVTNRGAQPLLLTNCSGSCGCTVPTCPREPILPGKSAEIQVKYDTNRPGPINKQVNIASNDPQNPNKVVFIRGEVKDTPAAN
- a CDS encoding OmpA family protein, translating into MKKRVLVTLFFCWFFLLGFSQTKQEVLVNEAIGLYGLGRIDEAFKSLDDCIAKYPSFDQAIYIRANWSVIAKKYEDALPLLEKLESVNPKFNPQQKKLIAETYFYMKNYDKAEEYIQEFLRTPNLSAQGQMYGQRMIKNLAFVRTQTSEVKKVVYYNLGPEVNSTYSEYFPSTNGDESAIYFTRRDKQGEDIWLSYAQGNKWSTAYKIDEPELENETRYVSINTFDNDGAHTITAGGRQLLFTSCQRPGGLGSCDLYIAYRKGEEWGKPKLLPTVNTRGWESQPCMSADGKKLYFVSSREGGVGESDIYMSELTSEGFSTPINLGPKVNSIGAEDRPFIHPDGQTLYFSSDAHPGYGGKDLFMSRFENGEWQTPVNLGPSINSIGDEISIFINTLGNKAYIAKENNENNRSDFDIYSFELPKEYRPKTVTYIKGIISNAKTGQPLKASVKLTDIAESKQISTMNSDEKSGDFLLTVVADKEYGFHVLKEGYAIYSQNYSFSEGGSRLEPQVLEIKMMPLEAGTKFELRNVFFETAKFDLKTTSYPELNYIVDILKTNPSLNILIAGHTDNIGNTANNQTLSENRAKAVMNYLIEKGIPAERLSAKGYGASKPIQSNETEEGRAKNRRTEIEIL